A genomic stretch from Paraburkholderia dioscoreae includes:
- the epsC gene encoding serine O-acetyltransferase EpsC, protein MAVFDVDEIVAALQTVRQQWREVQKRSLEPGGRELPGREALAEIVDTLKGVLFPMRLGPPDLRQESENFYVGHALDAALHALLSQARLELHYRSRHQPPPAATIEAQAGIAVRAFAARLPAIRSLLDSDVLAAFHGDPAAGSVDEVLLCYPGVLAMIHHRLAHELYGLGLPLLARIVAELAHAQTGIDIHPGAKIGAGFFIDHGTGVVIGETAVIGERVRLYQAVTLGAKRFPRDAQGHLEKGHARHPIVEDDVVIYAGATILGRVTLGQGSVIGGNVWLTQDVAPGSHVTQAVSRSEGSGTSVSAGRTPRDQTDPVAVPVAAAGAAR, encoded by the coding sequence GAAGTGCAGAAGCGCTCGCTCGAACCGGGCGGGCGCGAATTGCCGGGGCGCGAGGCGCTCGCGGAGATTGTCGATACGCTCAAGGGCGTGCTCTTTCCGATGCGGCTTGGACCGCCCGATCTGCGTCAGGAAAGCGAAAACTTCTATGTCGGGCACGCGCTCGATGCCGCACTGCATGCGCTGTTGAGCCAGGCGCGGCTGGAACTGCATTACCGCAGCCGGCATCAGCCGCCGCCGGCCGCCACGATCGAGGCTCAGGCGGGCATTGCGGTGCGCGCGTTCGCAGCGCGCCTGCCGGCGATCCGCAGCTTGCTCGACAGCGACGTATTGGCGGCGTTTCACGGCGATCCCGCGGCCGGCAGCGTGGACGAAGTGCTGCTGTGTTATCCAGGCGTGCTGGCGATGATTCATCACCGGCTGGCACACGAGCTTTACGGACTGGGCTTGCCGCTGCTGGCCCGCATTGTCGCTGAGCTCGCGCATGCGCAAACCGGTATCGACATCCATCCGGGTGCGAAGATCGGTGCGGGATTCTTCATCGATCACGGCACGGGCGTGGTGATCGGCGAAACAGCGGTCATCGGCGAGCGCGTGCGTCTTTATCAGGCCGTCACGCTGGGCGCGAAGCGCTTTCCACGCGATGCACAGGGCCATCTGGAAAAGGGCCACGCGCGCCATCCGATCGTCGAGGACGACGTGGTGATCTACGCGGGCGCGACCATTCTCGGGCGCGTCACGCTTGGACAGGGTTCGGTGATCGGCGGCAATGTCTGGCTGACGCAGGACGTCGCGCCGGGCTCGCATGTCACGCAGGCCGTGTCGCGCAGCGAAGGCTCCGGCACTTCCGTGAGCGCCGGGCGCACGCCGCGCGATCAAACAGACCCTGTCGCTGTCCCAGTCGCGGCGGCGGGAGCGGCGCGATGA
- a CDS encoding helix-turn-helix domain-containing protein, with protein sequence MSGLVREFGAAVRRLREARGWSQEQLAEYAGLNRSYVGEVERGSAIASIVTVDKLARAFQVPIEHLLTPSSNASGIAVLAHAAFVDPPSVS encoded by the coding sequence ATGAGCGGACTCGTCAGGGAGTTCGGCGCCGCGGTGCGGCGCCTTCGCGAAGCACGCGGGTGGTCTCAGGAGCAATTGGCCGAGTACGCCGGACTCAACCGCTCATATGTCGGCGAGGTCGAGCGCGGCTCGGCGATCGCGTCGATCGTCACGGTCGACAAACTGGCCCGCGCATTCCAGGTGCCGATCGAACACCTGCTTACCCCATCGTCCAATGCCTCGGGCATTGCCGTGCTCGCGCACGCTGCGTTCGTCGATCCGCCGTCGGTGAGCTAG
- a CDS encoding family 2A encapsulin nanocompartment shell protein, whose amino-acid sequence MTATVGGLTALGDNAARQLANATKTVPQLATITPRWLTHLLQWLPVEAGIYRLNQVKNPEAVVAACTAREDESILPRTFVPYEEQPREYFLNAVSTVLDVHTRISDLYSSPHDQIKEQLRLTIETIKELQESQLINNPDYGLLANVAEEQRVFPLTGAPTPDDLDELLTKVWKEPAFFLTHPLAIAAFGRECTRRGVPPPTVSLFGSQFITWRGIPLIPSDKVPVADGKTKILLLRVGDKRQGVVGLFQPGVAGEQGPGLSVRFMGINNHAIASYLISLYCSLAVHSPDALAVLDDVEIGKYHDYADTYK is encoded by the coding sequence ATGACAGCAACAGTGGGCGGCCTGACGGCGCTCGGCGATAACGCAGCACGGCAACTAGCCAATGCCACCAAAACCGTTCCGCAACTTGCCACGATCACGCCGCGCTGGCTCACGCATCTGCTGCAATGGCTGCCGGTCGAGGCAGGCATCTATCGTCTGAACCAGGTGAAGAATCCGGAAGCCGTGGTGGCCGCCTGCACCGCGCGCGAAGACGAAAGCATCCTGCCGCGCACCTTCGTGCCCTACGAAGAGCAACCGCGCGAGTACTTCCTGAATGCCGTCAGCACGGTGCTCGACGTGCACACGCGAATCTCGGATCTGTACAGCAGCCCGCACGACCAGATCAAGGAACAGTTGCGCCTCACGATCGAGACGATCAAGGAATTGCAGGAAAGCCAGCTGATCAACAACCCGGACTACGGCCTGCTCGCCAACGTGGCGGAAGAGCAGCGCGTGTTTCCGCTGACCGGCGCGCCGACGCCCGACGACCTCGACGAACTCCTGACCAAGGTCTGGAAAGAGCCGGCGTTCTTCCTGACGCATCCGCTCGCGATCGCCGCCTTCGGCCGCGAATGCACGCGCCGCGGTGTGCCGCCGCCGACCGTCAGCCTGTTCGGCTCGCAGTTCATCACGTGGCGCGGCATTCCGCTGATTCCGTCGGACAAGGTGCCGGTTGCCGACGGCAAGACCAAGATTTTGCTGCTGCGCGTGGGCGACAAGCGCCAGGGCGTGGTCGGCCTGTTCCAGCCGGGCGTGGCCGGCGAGCAGGGCCCGGGGCTGTCGGTTCGCTTCATGGGCATCAACAATCACGCGATCGCGTCGTATCTGATCTCGCTCTATTGCTCGCTCGCCGTGCATTCGCCGGACGCGCTGGCAGTTCTCGATGACGTGGAGATCGGCAAGTACCATGACTACGCAGACACCTACAAGTAA